One Gloeocapsopsis sp. IPPAS B-1203 genomic window, TCATTAAAATAGCTAAACCGTGAACATTCCATCATCGATCTGGACTTTAATCGTCGGTATAGTCGTAACCATAGTTAGCCTTTGGTACGGTCAAAATCATGGTCTGTTGCCAACACCAGCATCAGATGAAGCCGAGTTGGTAGATAGGCTATTCAATGCAATGTTGACTATCTCCACAGGTTTATTTCTTATTGTGGAGGGTGCCCTAATTTACTCTGCTGTTCGCTTTCGGCGTCGCCCTGGTGACGATTCTGACGGACCACCCATTTTCGGTAATATACCACTAGAAATCTTGTGGACAGCAGTACCAGCAATTCTTGTCATTGGAATTGCGATTTACAGCTTTGATGTTTATAACTCAATTGGTGGCTTCAATCCGCATAGTGTGCATGAGGCACCTATAGGAGAGCAAGCAGTCAGAATGCCAGGAGCAGCGATCGCAGCAACACTGAGTGATACACCGCCAAATACAGATTCTAATTTGAATCAACAGAAGTCTGACGCAGCAATGCAAGACCCAGCAACGGCAGAAGTTCGCAACGCCGATCAAATACCGCAAAGGCAAAACGCTCCAGGTGTAGGAGTTGTTTCTCCGAGCATCGGTGCAAGTCCCGATCAAGAGGGTACATCCCCAGCTTTAACAGTTAACGTTACAGGATTACAGTACGCTTGGATTTTCACGTATCCTGATACAGGCATTACAAGTGGTGAATTACACGTTCCGGTAGGACGCGAAGTTCAAATTAGTATGACCGCAAACGATGTCATTCACGCTTTTTGGGTACCAGAATTACGCCTAAAACAGGATGCAATTCCTGGTAGACAGTCAGAAATTCGATTTACACCGAGAACTGTAGGTGAGTATAAACTGATCTGTGCTGAACTCTGTGGTCCATACCACGGTGCAATGAATACACAATTTGTCATTGAAACACCGGAGGCATTTGAACAGTGGCAGCAAGAGCAGATCGCAAACACAGACTCGCAACAACTTGTTGCAGTCAACTCGGCTGATTTATCTCCAGCAGAATTTTTAGCTCCCTACATCAGCAATTTAGAAATTCAACCGGAAATGCTTCACCAAATCCACCACACTCATCATTAGAGATAGTTAGGAGTTCGACTCATCAGTCTTACTCTCTACTGCCCACTCCCTACTTCCTTTTTCGATATGACACAAGCACAGCTACAAGAAAGCGCTAATCCTGCTCACAGTGAAGAACACGGAGTAAGAAAGTGGCGCGACTACTTCAGCTTTAATACCGATCACAAAGTTATCGGAATTCAATATCTCGTCACAACTTTTATTTTTTACTGTATTGGTGGCGTTTTAGCTGACTTAGTACGCACAGAATTAAAAACACCAGAAACTGATTTTGTCAGTCCAGAAGTCTACAACAGCTTGTTTACACTCCACGCGACGATCATGATTTTCTTGTGGATTGTACCTGCGGGGGCTGGATTTGCCAACTATCTCATTCCCCTAATGATTGGGGCAAAAGACATGGCATTTCCTCGCTTGAATGCAGTCGCGTTCTGGATGATTCCACCTGCTGGTTTGTTACTTATCAGTAGCTTACTTGTGGGAGATGCACCTGATGCAGGTTGGACGTCCTATCCACCTTTAAGCTTGGTGACAGGACAGGTGGGTGAAGCAATTTGGATTATGAGCGTCCTCTTACTTGGTACTTCTTCCATTCTGGGGGCGATCAATTTTCTGGTGACAATCTGGAAAATGCGGATTCCAGGAATGTCGGTAAACCAAATGCCGTTATTTTGTTGGGCAATGATTGCTACTTCCGCAATTACTTTGCTTTCTACTCCTGTACTAGCAGGTGCTTTAATTCTTTTAGGGTTTGATTTACTCGCAGGGACAACATTTTTTAACCCGACTGGCGGTGGAGATCCGATTGTTTACCAGCATATGTTCTGGTTTTACTCCCACCCTGCGGTTTACATTATGATTCTGCCCTTCTTCGGGCTGATCTCCGAAATTTTGCCAGTACACGCCCGTAAACCAGTTTTTGGTTATCAAGCGATCGCTTATTCAAGTTTGGCAATCAGCTTTTTGGGCTTAATCGTCTGGGCGCACCATATGTTTACTAGTGGTATTCCTGGTTGGTTGCGGATGTTCTTTATGATCACAACAATGATCATCGCTGTACCCACAGGGATCAAAGTTTTTAGCTGGGTAGCCACAGTTTGGGGTGGTAAGCTTCGTCTTAATAGCGCCATGCTGTTTGCTATGGGTTTTGTCGGCACGTTTGTTATCGGTGGTATTAGCGGCGTCATGTTAGCTGCTGTACCTTTTGATATTCACGTTCATGATACCTATTTTGTTGTTGCTCACCTGCACTATGTTCTCTTTGGAGGTAGTGTCTTAGGTATCTTTGCGGGTTATTACCACTGGTTTCCTAAGATTACTGGGCGAATGCTCAACGAGTTTTGGGGCAGAGTTCACTTTGCTCTCACGATTGTAGGCTTAAATCTGACTTTCTTGCCTATGCACAAGTTGGGCATGATGGGCATGAACCGACGGATTGCAGTGTACGATCCTAAATTTGAAACAATCAACTTTATCTGCACAATGGGTTCTTATTTGCTTGCCGTTTCTACTTTTCCGTTCATCATCAATGCTATTTGGAGTTGGATGTACGGTCCTAAGGCAGGTAATAACCCTTGGCAAGCATTAACCTTAGAGTGGATGACGACTTCACCACCAGCAATTGAGAATTTTGACAAGCTACCTGTGCTAGCAACAGGACCTTATGACTATGGTATGAGTAATGCTGATGATCAAGAAGTGGAGGATGTGCCACTATCTGATGAAAGAGAACCTGCTTTAGCTGCTGGTCCTAATTCAGCATTACGTGCTGATCCCGATCCCAAATTTGCTGCTAACCCTGAAGACCGCAAATAACTTGATAAGTTGTGAGCAATCAGTTTTTATGGTGGCTCACGATTTACTATTCCTACATTCGTTATCAAATTAAATC contains:
- a CDS encoding cytochrome c oxidase subunit II translates to MNIPSSIWTLIVGIVVTIVSLWYGQNHGLLPTPASDEAELVDRLFNAMLTISTGLFLIVEGALIYSAVRFRRRPGDDSDGPPIFGNIPLEILWTAVPAILVIGIAIYSFDVYNSIGGFNPHSVHEAPIGEQAVRMPGAAIAATLSDTPPNTDSNLNQQKSDAAMQDPATAEVRNADQIPQRQNAPGVGVVSPSIGASPDQEGTSPALTVNVTGLQYAWIFTYPDTGITSGELHVPVGREVQISMTANDVIHAFWVPELRLKQDAIPGRQSEIRFTPRTVGEYKLICAELCGPYHGAMNTQFVIETPEAFEQWQQEQIANTDSQQLVAVNSADLSPAEFLAPYISNLEIQPEMLHQIHHTHH
- the ctaD gene encoding cytochrome c oxidase subunit I, with amino-acid sequence MTQAQLQESANPAHSEEHGVRKWRDYFSFNTDHKVIGIQYLVTTFIFYCIGGVLADLVRTELKTPETDFVSPEVYNSLFTLHATIMIFLWIVPAGAGFANYLIPLMIGAKDMAFPRLNAVAFWMIPPAGLLLISSLLVGDAPDAGWTSYPPLSLVTGQVGEAIWIMSVLLLGTSSILGAINFLVTIWKMRIPGMSVNQMPLFCWAMIATSAITLLSTPVLAGALILLGFDLLAGTTFFNPTGGGDPIVYQHMFWFYSHPAVYIMILPFFGLISEILPVHARKPVFGYQAIAYSSLAISFLGLIVWAHHMFTSGIPGWLRMFFMITTMIIAVPTGIKVFSWVATVWGGKLRLNSAMLFAMGFVGTFVIGGISGVMLAAVPFDIHVHDTYFVVAHLHYVLFGGSVLGIFAGYYHWFPKITGRMLNEFWGRVHFALTIVGLNLTFLPMHKLGMMGMNRRIAVYDPKFETINFICTMGSYLLAVSTFPFIINAIWSWMYGPKAGNNPWQALTLEWMTTSPPAIENFDKLPVLATGPYDYGMSNADDQEVEDVPLSDEREPALAAGPNSALRADPDPKFAANPEDRK